A single Elaeis guineensis isolate ETL-2024a chromosome 15, EG11, whole genome shotgun sequence DNA region contains:
- the LOC105058180 gene encoding uncharacterized protein isoform X2 — MEQGSRQELPPPAPFYRSIFSEDVPYICDIEWSKSSKLKNIVQQFREHLQKLQEFWSIMEDIDRNLWILDPKQPSLATSYRQICLGNDCSLLLNVYARNAWSLPECRFFGPDSTVNLLRNNWRKNSRKWTKDKHFHENLAILLETTLPRPHTVSNKNDEQVDCGICYAQYLPVDDEFGDNSGSAPDYTCENLSCSRAFHTVCLRDWLRSITTTRQSFDVLFGNCPYCSEPVAVKVSKCS, encoded by the exons ATGGAACAAGGAAGTCGCCAAGAACTGCCCCCGCCTGCCCCTTTCTACCGCTCCATCTTCTCCGAG GATGTACCTTATATCTGTGATATAGAGTGGTCAAAGAGCTCAAAATTGAAGAATATTGTACAACAATTCAGAGAG CATTTGCAGAAGTTGCAGGAGTTTTGGTCTATCATGGAAGATATTGACAGAAATCTGTGGATTCTAGATCCAAAACAGCCATCTCTTGCCACATCCTATCGACAGATTTGCCTCG gtaATGACTGCTCTCTCTTGTTAAATGTATATGCTCGCAATGCATGGTCTTTACCAGA GTGCCGTTTTTTCGGTCCAGATTCAACTGTAAATCTACTGAGAAACAACTGGAGGAAAAACAGCAGGAAATG GACTAAGGATAAACATTTCCATGAAAATCTGGCTATTCTTCTGGAGACTACATTACCTAGACCTCACACTGTTAGCAATAAAAATGATGAGCAAGTTGATTGTGGAATTTGTTATGCTCAATACCTGCCTGTTG ATGACGAGTTTGGAGATAATAGTGGAAGTGCACCAGACTATACTTGTGAAAATCTGAGTTGCAGTAGAGCTTTTCATACAGTGTGCCTCAGGGATTGGCTGCGTTCAATTACAACAACAAGGCA GTCCTTTGATGTTCTATTTGGGAACTGCCCTTATTGTTCTGAACCAGTAGCAGTTAAAGTTAGTAAGTGCAGTTAA
- the LOC105058179 gene encoding probable xyloglucan endotransglucosylase/hydrolase protein 10, whose protein sequence is MANICNRDTHVLVLSFFNLISISIASVISTGNFNSDFYITWSPSHVYASADGHSRSLKLDQESGSSIASNDMFLFGQIDMQIKLIPGYSAGTVLAFYLASDQPNRDEIDFEFLGNVTGQPYILQTNVYADGFDNREERIFLWFDPTKDFHTYSILWNLYQIVFMVDWVPIRVYRNHADKGVAFPRRQPMSLKVSLWNGDSWATRGGRDKVDWSKGPFIASMRNYKIDACVWKGNPRFCRADSTANWWNEPRFSSLTWNQRRLFKWVRKYYLIYDYCQDPKRFQNQLPRECSLPKY, encoded by the exons ATGGCTAATATATGCAATAGAGACACTCATGTCCTTGTGCTTTCATTTTTCAATCTTATTAGCATTTCGATCGCTTCTGTCATCTCCACTGGGAATTTTAATAGTGATTTCTACATTACATGGTCTCCTAGCCATGTCTACGCTTCAGCAGATGGACATTCAAGGAGCCTGAAGCTAGACCAAGAGTCAG GATCATCGATCGCCTCAAACGATATGTTCTTGTTTGGGCAGATTGACATGCAGATTAAACTGATACCGGGCTACTCCGCAGGCACTGTCCTAGCATTCTAT CTCGCATCCGACCAACCAAACCGAGATGAGATCGACTTTGAATTCTTAGGAAATGTGACCGGGCAGCCATACATTCTGCAAACAAATGTATATGCTGATGGTTTCGACAACCGAGAGGAGAGGATCTTTCTATGGTTCGATCCAACCAAAGACTTCCACACCTATTCAATTCTTTGGAACCTTTATCAAATAGT GTTTATGGTAGATTGGGTGCCAATAAGAGTGTATAGAAATCATGCAGACAAAGGTGTGGCCTTTCCAAGAAGGCAGCCAATGTCTCTCAAGGTGAGTTTATGGAATGGGGACAGCTGGGCTACGAGGGGAGGGCGCGACAAGGTTGACTGGTCAAAGGGCCCTTTCATAGCCTCAATGAGGAACTACAAGATCGATGCTTGTGTGTGGAAGGGGAACCCTAGGTTTTGCAGGGCTGATAGCACCGCCAATTGGTGGAACGAGCCCAGGTTCAGCAGCCTTACATGGAACCAGAGGAGGCTGTTCAAATGGGTCAGGAAGTACTACCTCATCTATGACTATTGCCAGGACCCCAAGAGGTTCCAAAATCAGCTACCAAGGGAGTGCTCTCTTCCCAAATACTAG
- the LOC105058180 gene encoding uncharacterized protein isoform X1 — protein MEQGSRQELPPPAPFYRSIFSEIEEVGWEHLVRSEEDLSSLSFRILDKNGRAHILEIALPRNYPESAPSIAADVPYICDIEWSKSSKLKNIVQQFREHLQKLQEFWSIMEDIDRNLWILDPKQPSLATSYRQICLGNDCSLLLNVYARNAWSLPECRFFGPDSTVNLLRNNWRKNSRKWTKDKHFHENLAILLETTLPRPHTVSNKNDEQVDCGICYAQYLPVDDEFGDNSGSAPDYTCENLSCSRAFHTVCLRDWLRSITTTRQSFDVLFGNCPYCSEPVAVKVSKCS, from the exons ATGGAACAAGGAAGTCGCCAAGAACTGCCCCCGCCTGCCCCTTTCTACCGCTCCATCTTCTCCGAG ATAGAGGAGGTTGGATGGGAGCATCTTGTTAGATCGGAGGAAGACCTATCCTCTCTCAGCTTTCGCATTTT AGATAAGAACGGGCGGGCACATATTCTCGAGATAGCTTTGCCTCGAAACTATCCTGAAAGTGCTCCTTCAATTGCTGCG GATGTACCTTATATCTGTGATATAGAGTGGTCAAAGAGCTCAAAATTGAAGAATATTGTACAACAATTCAGAGAG CATTTGCAGAAGTTGCAGGAGTTTTGGTCTATCATGGAAGATATTGACAGAAATCTGTGGATTCTAGATCCAAAACAGCCATCTCTTGCCACATCCTATCGACAGATTTGCCTCG gtaATGACTGCTCTCTCTTGTTAAATGTATATGCTCGCAATGCATGGTCTTTACCAGA GTGCCGTTTTTTCGGTCCAGATTCAACTGTAAATCTACTGAGAAACAACTGGAGGAAAAACAGCAGGAAATG GACTAAGGATAAACATTTCCATGAAAATCTGGCTATTCTTCTGGAGACTACATTACCTAGACCTCACACTGTTAGCAATAAAAATGATGAGCAAGTTGATTGTGGAATTTGTTATGCTCAATACCTGCCTGTTG ATGACGAGTTTGGAGATAATAGTGGAAGTGCACCAGACTATACTTGTGAAAATCTGAGTTGCAGTAGAGCTTTTCATACAGTGTGCCTCAGGGATTGGCTGCGTTCAATTACAACAACAAGGCA GTCCTTTGATGTTCTATTTGGGAACTGCCCTTATTGTTCTGAACCAGTAGCAGTTAAAGTTAGTAAGTGCAGTTAA